A stretch of DNA from Asticcacaulis sp.:
TCGATATGGCCGCTGAAAAACTGACCTTCAAACGCACAAAGAAACCCGTCATGAAATCGATTGTAAAAACCGCGCCGAGCCATCCGGACTATGTCAAGGTGCATCCGGCCTGGGGCGCCATGAAGGGGATGCTGACGATCCCGAAAGATCTCGACCTGACACAGCCGGCCGATCCGGATTGGGCTGATTTTCTGGATGAAAAATACGGCCGTCCGCGTGGATAGGCCGCTTCTGCTCGATACCTGCGCCGCCATCTGGTTGATGGAACGGGCCGCCTTCTCCAGGGAAAGCATGGCTGCCATGGTTGCCGCCTATGAGCGCGGCGAAAACCTGTTGGTGTCGCCAATTACGGCGTGGGAAATGGGTTTGCTCGTTTCACGCGGGCGTATCCCATCGGTGACCAGTCCGGGCGCGTGGTTTAAGAGCCTTCTGGCCACTGAGGCCATGGAACTGGCGAAGATGACACCGGAAACCTTAATCGCTTCATCCGGCTTACCCGGAAAATTGCACCGCGATCCGGCCGACCGCATTATTATTGCCACCGCACGCGAACTGGGCATGACCATCGTGACGCGACCGGCTTATACTGGACTACGCCGCGCAGGGGCATGTTTCCGCACTGGCCTGTTAGGCGACCACGGTCTAAACCGCGAGATTATCGATCAAACGCGTCTTGCCGAGCCAGAGGGCGGCGAGCAGTCGGCGGGACGTCGTCTCCGGCGTGATATCGCCCAGCGTATCGGCGTCGCGCAGGGCGATGTAGTCGATCTGGCCGAAACCGGCAGCTTGCAGATCGGTTTTCGCCTGTTCGATATCGGCACCATCACGGATGGCTTCCAGCGCCTGATGCAGTTTCGGGGCGATGGCGCGTTCTTCCGAAGAAAGATAGGCATTGCGCGAGGAGAGGGCGAGGCCATCGGCTTCGCGCACGGTCGGCATTCCGACGATCTCGATGCCCATGTCAAAGTCACGCACCATGGCGCGGACGACGGCCAGTTGCTGGAAGTCCTTTTCACCGAAAACGGCCACGTCCGGGCGGACCTGATTGAAAAGCTTGGACACAACCGTGGCGACGCCGGAGAAGAACTGCGGACGGAAATCGGTTTCAAGGCCCAGCGCCGGGCCGTTCATTTCAATGCGGCTGACGAAGTTTTTCGGATAGAGTACACCGACGGTCGGTAAATAGACCAGGTCACAACCGACGCTTTGCAGGCGGGCGATATCGCCTGCCTCGTCGCGGGGATAGCGGTCGAGGTCTTCGGTCGGGGCGAATTGCAGCGGATTGACGAAGATCGACACCACCACCTTGTCGCACAGGGATTTGGCGTGGCGCACCAGGGCCAGATGGCCGTCATGCAGGGCGCCCATGGTGGGCACAAAGCCGATGGTGGCGCCGCCGGCACGCAAGTCGGCCAGTTCTGCTTTTAAAGCAGGCAGGGTTCGGGCAGTATTGAGTACGATTTTGGGGGGCATTGGGGCGGTATCCGGCATAATCAACTGTCCGTTATTAACCATATTCGCTAACCCTATTTTTGCGGGTCTTGCGCATAATCGGCCTTATGACTGATCTTGACCCCTTTCGTAAAGCTCTCATTTTGTGCGCTGCGGCGATGTGTGCCGCCAGCCTGACGG
This window harbors:
- the panC gene encoding pantoate--beta-alanine ligase, encoding MPPKIVLNTARTLPALKAELADLRAGGATIGFVPTMGALHDGHLALVRHAKSLCDKVVVSIFVNPLQFAPTEDLDRYPRDEAGDIARLQSVGCDLVYLPTVGVLYPKNFVSRIEMNGPALGLETDFRPQFFSGVATVVSKLFNQVRPDVAVFGEKDFQQLAVVRAMVRDFDMGIEIVGMPTVREADGLALSSRNAYLSSEERAIAPKLHQALEAIRDGADIEQAKTDLQAAGFGQIDYIALRDADTLGDITPETTSRRLLAALWLGKTRLIDNLAV